In Drosophila yakuba strain Tai18E2 chromosome X, Prin_Dyak_Tai18E2_2.1, whole genome shotgun sequence, a single genomic region encodes these proteins:
- the LOC6525239 gene encoding ADP-ribosylation factor-related protein 1: MYTLMHGFYKYMTQKDDYCVVILGLDNAGKTTYLEAAKTTFTRNYKGLNPSKITTTVGLNIGTIDVQGVRLNFWDLGGQQELQSLWDKYYQESHGVIYVIDSNDRERMEESKIIFDKMIKNELLSGVPLLILANKQDLPDVMGVREIKPVFQQAGALIGRRDCLTIPVSALHGEGVDEGIKWLVEAIKRHAVVRPPREND, encoded by the exons ATGTACACATTGATGCACGGCTTCTACAAATACATGACTCAGAAGGACGACTACTGTGTGGTGATACTGGGCCTGGACAATGCTGGCAAAACG ACTTACTTGGAGGCCGCCAAGACCACGTTCACGCGGAACTACAAGGGCCTCAATCCCAGCAAGATCACGACGACGGTGGGCCTCAACATCGGCACCATCGACGTCCAGGGCGTACGCCTCAACTTCTGGGATCTTGGTGGCCAGCAGGAGCTGCAATCTCTGTGGGATAAGTACTACCAGGAGTCGCATGGCGTCATCTACGTGATTGATTCCAACGATAGGGAGCGCATGGAAGAGTCCAAGATAATCTTCG ACAAGATGATCAAAAACGAACTGCTGTCCGGAGTGCCTTTGCTCATCCTGGCCAACAAGCAGGATCTTCCAGATGTGATGGGCGTGCGGGAGATCAAGCCTGTGTTCCAGCAGGCTGGAGCCCTTATAGGGCGTCGAGATTGCCTTACCATTCCCGTATCCGCGCTCCACGGCGAGGGCGTGGACGAGGGCATCAAGTGGCTGGTGGAGGCCATCAAACGGCATGCGGTGGTCCGGCCGCCGCGGGAAAATGATTAG
- the LOC6525240 gene encoding puff-specific protein Bx42, whose amino-acid sequence MSLSSLLPTPTNAVWDREDERRLAARGAPKIGALVSAKIAAPPYGQRKDWVPHTEADFGDGGAFPEIHVAQYPLGLGAPGNVGKKSDALAVRLDDKGKVKYDAIARQGHGKDKIVYSSISQLLPAEVLAEDADELQRPDEETVMETTEETRLALEKLTNQKITSALPVRHAQKAGPAQYIRYTPSQQGDAFNSGAKQRVIRMVEAQLDPMEPPKFRINKKIPRGPPSPPAPVLHSPSRKVTVKEQKEWKIPPCISNWKNAKGYTIPLDKRLAADGRGLQQVHINEKFAKMAEALYIADRKAREAVEARAQLEKKLAQKEKEKKEDMLRMMAQRAREERAGLRNPEANEPSGPGAGGAEARERNDLRAERQRERQRDRNLQRAAPEKRSKLQRERERDISEQIALGLPAKSAGNGETLFDQRLFNTTKGMDSGYGDDEAYNVYDKPWRDSNTLGAHIYRPSKQADSDNYGGDLDAIVNTKRFVPDKQFSGASRDAAAGQRSGPVEFEKEEDPFGLDQFLNMAKKAPKRAEEKNNERSSHSDRKRSRRD is encoded by the exons ATGTCGCTATCGAGCCTGCTGCCCACGCCGACGAACGCGGTCTGGGATCGGGAGGACGAGCGTCGCCTGGCCGCCCGTGGAGCACCAAAGATCGGAGCCCTGGTCTCCGCCAAAATCGCTGCTCCGCCGTACGGACAGCGCAAGGATTGGGTTCCCCACACGGAGGCGGACTTCGGCGATGGCGGCGCATTCCCGGAGATTCATGTGGCTCAATATCCACTAG GTCTGGGAGCACCAGGAAATGTGGGCAAGAAATCGGATGCTCTGGCCGTTCGTCTGGACGACAAGGGAAAGGTCAAATACGATGCCATAGCGCGCCAAGGACATGGCAAGGACAAGATCGTGTACTCGTCCATTTCGCAACTGCTGCCGGCGGAGGTGTTGGCTGAAGATGCGGATGAACTACAGCGCCCAGACGAGGAAACGGTGATGGAGACGACGGAAGAGACGCGCCTGGCGCTGGAGAAGCTGACCAACCAGAAGATCACCTCAGCGCTGCCCGTGCGCCATGCTCAAAAGGCGGGTCCCGCCCAGTACATCCGGTACACACCCTCGCAGCAGGGCGATGCCTTCAATTCGGGCGCCAAGCAGCGTGTCATCCGGATGGTGGAGGCGCAGCTCGATCCGATGGAGCCGCCAAAGTTCCGCATCAACAAGAAGATTCCACGAGGGCCTCCATCGCCGCCGGCACCTGTACTCCACTCACCATCACGCAAGGTGACGGTCAAAGAGCAAAAGGAGTGGAAGATCCCGCCCTGCATATCGAACTGGAAGAACGCCAAAG GTTATACCATTCCCCTGGACAAGCGTCTGGCTGCCGATGGACGTGGTCTGCAGCAGGTGCACATCAACGAGAAGTTCGCCAAGATGGCCGAGGCGTTGTACATAGCCGATCGAAAGGCGCGCGAGGCGGTCGAGGCACGCGCCCAGCTGGAGAAGAAGTTGGCCcaaaaggagaaggaaaagAAGGAGGACATGCTGCGTATGATGGCGCAGCGGGCTCGCGAAGAGCGAGCAGGACTCCGCAATCCGGAGGCAAACGAGCCATCAGGACCGGGAGCTGGAGGAGCCGAGGCGCGTGAACGCAACGACTTGCGGGCGGAGCGACAAAGGGAGCGCCAGCGGGATAGAAACCTGCAGCGGGCGGCACCTGAAAAGCGATCGAAACTGCAGAGGGAGAGGGAGCGTGACATTTCCGAGCAGATCGCTTTGGGTTTGCCCGCCAAGAGTGCCGGCAACGGTGAAACCCTCTTCGATCAGCGTCTCTTCAACACCACCAAGGGCATGGACTCCGGTTACGGTGATGACGAGGCGTACAACGTGTACGACAAGCCGTGGCGCGATTCCAATACACTGGGCGCCCACATCTACCGACCCAGCAAGCAGGCGGATAGCGATAACTACGGCGGTGATCTGGATGCCATTGTAAATACCAAACGTTTTGTGCCAGACAAGCAGTTCTCCGGTGCCTCCAGGGATGCGGCCGCTGGTCAGCGGAGTGGACCCGTCGAATTCGAGAAGGAGGAGGATCCCTTCGGTCTGGATCAGTTCTTGAACATGGCCAAAAAGGCGCCCAAGCGAGCCGAGGAGAAGAATAACGAGCGCAGCAGCCATTCGGATCGCAAGCGAAGCAGGCGCGATTAG